The following proteins are encoded in a genomic region of Streptomyces gobiensis:
- a CDS encoding ABC transporter ATP-binding protein, translated as MTALLEVEDLRVAYGKIEAVKGISFSVEAGQIVTLIGTNGAGKTTTLRTLSGLLKPVAGKITFDGQPLAGIGAHKIVAMGLAHSPEGRRIFPRLTIEENLRLGAFLRKDADGIAKDVQRAYELFPILGERSRQAAGTLSGGEQQMLAMGRALMSRPKLLMLDEPSMGLSPIMMQKIMETITELQAQGTTILLVEQNAQAALSLADRGHVMEIGKIVLSGTGEELMHDESVRKAYLGED; from the coding sequence GTGACCGCACTTCTCGAGGTCGAGGACCTGCGGGTCGCCTACGGCAAGATCGAAGCCGTCAAAGGCATCTCGTTCAGCGTCGAAGCCGGCCAGATCGTCACCCTCATCGGCACCAACGGCGCGGGCAAGACCACGACGCTACGGACCCTGTCCGGACTACTCAAGCCCGTCGCGGGAAAGATCACCTTCGACGGCCAGCCGCTCGCCGGAATCGGCGCCCACAAGATCGTCGCCATGGGCCTGGCCCACTCCCCCGAAGGCCGCCGGATCTTCCCCCGGCTCACCATCGAGGAAAACCTCCGCCTCGGCGCGTTCCTCCGCAAGGACGCCGACGGCATCGCCAAGGACGTCCAGCGCGCCTACGAGCTCTTCCCGATCCTCGGCGAACGCAGCAGACAGGCCGCGGGAACCCTGTCCGGCGGCGAACAGCAGATGCTGGCCATGGGCCGCGCCCTGATGTCCCGGCCAAAACTGCTGATGCTCGACGAGCCGTCGATGGGGCTCTCCCCGATCATGATGCAGAAGATCATGGAGACCATCACCGAGCTCCAGGCTCAGGGCACGACCATTCTGCTCGTCGAGCAGAACGCGCAAGCCGCGCTGTCGCTGGCCGACCGGGGCCATGTGATGGAGATCGGCAAGATCGTACTCTCCGGCACGGGTGAAGAGCTCATGCACGACGAGTCCGTCCGCAAGGCGTACCTCGGCGAGGACTGA